One region of Cheilinus undulatus linkage group 4, ASM1832078v1, whole genome shotgun sequence genomic DNA includes:
- the usp38 gene encoding ubiquitin carboxyl-terminal hydrolase 38, whose amino-acid sequence MDKILEGLVSSDHSIPVKKAIVKKVVEAAEKEVTEEQCQSLFILTTRLILLGEDAFQKQIGLQVLEAYARYHRPEFERFFSKDFVLGLLQQGYGSLDRKDPAIIDYIHCCLRLLISCPSVLEIFSVIQVEVLRMVCERPEPALCARLNILLSDFMQCIPRDKSGVLFCQQLVRTISCFHCFASQERELREYVGQVTKVSTLLQNIWKADPATLLPSLQEVFAIISSTDPSFDPSIALASLVQHIPVQMITVLIKSLTTDPNVKDASMTKALCRMIDWLSWPLAQHVDTWVIALLKGLAAVQKFTILIDVTLLKIELVFSRLWYPIVRQGALTVLSHMLLSFQHSPEAFHLVVPHVVHLVQSLRTDGLPTSKAFLLQFTELIHCMMYQYSGFPDLYDHIIEAIKDLPKPGEEKIKLVLNQSAWTSQSNSFASGLLKLVGKSETGKTGLINLGNTCYMNSIIQTLFMATDFRRHVLSLHLNGSNMLMKKLQLLFAFLAHTQRAAYAPRNFLEASRPTWFNAGSQQDCSEYLRFLLDRLHEEEKTLQVLESAKLKVASPVDTSSKDPAAQTSPEDTEESSLSPAESKAVDDGRTLIERMFGGTLITGIRCMQCNCISEKEERFTDLSLAFCPSATSQDSPQPIGPSEEPKVLCQGSVNGGSETPEPGAAKTPTSNAQFVPEANGPPLSVPDLVNYFLAPEILDEENAYFCEKCSSLQRAERTMKLVSAPEYLILTLLRFSYDAKCHVRRKILDNVTIPSLMRLPVHSPSMLTQCSSSTSSPLQVDSPESSENLAKKLKPSRKEEEEEEKERIDGAELINRGGAMSVQSVPYVLSSVVIHSGVSSESGHYYSYGRNINGADGRQHPVNHFALKEDLGNGQAECSPSTCSALTISSEQGDKLSDSGQEARDWLLFNDSRVTFSSFQSVQNITNRFPKDTAYVLMYRKQELPGQSVNGGAMANGMKVSAEPPLQKELLDAIIKDNKLYLQEQELNARTQALQAPSSSCSFRPNGSDDNNPPGSCGPSGGGGGGGGGGFNTISRLVF is encoded by the exons ATGGACAAGATTTTGGAGGGCCTTGTGAGCTCTGATCACTCTATACCAGTGAAGAAAGCCATTGTAAAGAAGGTTGTTGaagcagcagagaaagaggTAACTGAAGAGCAGTGTCAGTCGCTGTTTATCCTCACCACCCGCCTCATCCTACTCGGTGAAGATGCCTTTCAGAAGCAGATCGGCCTCCAGGTTTTGGAGGCGTATGCACGCTACCACCGCCCAGAGTTCGAGCGCTTCTTCAGCAAAGATTTTGTCCTCGGTCTTCTCCAGCAGGGCTATGGCAGCCTGGACCGCAAAGACCCAGCCATCATAGACTACATTCACTGCTGCCTGCGGCTGCTCATCAGCTGCCCTTCTGTTCTGGAGATCTTCAGCGTGATCCAGGTGGAGGTTTTAAGGATGGTGTGTGAACGTCCGGAGCCTGCCCTCTGTGCACGCCTGAACATTTTGCTGTCTGACTTTATGCAGTGCATCCCCAGGGATAAATCAGGCGTTTTGTTCTGCCAGCAGCTGGTGAGGACAATCAGTTGCTTTCATTGCTTTGCCAGCCAGGAGCGGGAGCTGAGAGAGTATGTGGGGCAGGTGACTAAGGTCAGCACTCTGCTGCAGAATATCTGGAAGGCTGACCCAGCCACACTGCTTCCTTCACTGCAGGAGGTCTTTGCCATCATCTCTTCCACAG ACCCGTCCTTTGACCCATCAATCGCTCTGGCCAGCCTGGTCCAGCACATCCCTGTCCAGATGATCACAGTGCTTATCAAGAGTCTCACCACAGACCCAAATGTCAAAGATGCAAGCATGACGAAAGCTCTCTGCAG GATGATCGACTGGCTCTCTTGGCCTCTGGCCCAGCATGTTGATACCTGGGTCATTGCCCTTCTGAAAGGGCTGGCTGCTGTCCAGAAGTTCACCATTCTCATAGATGTCACTCTACTTAAAATTGAACTG GTGTTCAGTCGTTTATGGTACCCCATCGTTCGACAGGGGGCGCTCACTGTGCTGTCCCACATGCTGCTGAGTTTCCAGCACTCTCCGGAGGCCTTCCATTTG GTTGTTCCACATGTGGTTCACCTAGTCCAGTCTTTGAGGACAGACGGTCTCCCCACCAGCAAAGCTTTCTTGCTGCAATTTACTGAGCTCATTCACTGCATGATGTACCAGTACTCTGGCTTTCCTGACCTCTACGACCACATCATAGAGGCCATAAAG GATCTCCCAAAACCTGGAGAGGAAAAAATCAAGCTGGTGTTGAATCAAAGTGCCTGGACCTCCCAGTCCAACTCATTTGCCTCAGGTCTCCTAAAGCTAGTTGGGAAGTCTGAGACCGGCAAGACTGGCCTTATCAACCTGGGAAACACCTGCTACATGAACAGCATCATTCAGACCCTCTTCATGGCCACAGA tTTCAGGCGGCATGTTTTATCCCTACATCTGAATGGTTCCAACATGTTAATGAAAaagcttcagctgctgtttgCGTTCCTTGCTCACACCCAG AGGGCAGCGTATGCACCCAGGAACTTCTTGGAAGCATCCCGGCCTACTTGGTTCAACGCTGGCTCTCAGCAGGACTGTTCTGAGTACCTCAGATTTCTTCTAGACAG GCTACACGAAGAGGAGAAAACACTTCAAGTCTTGGAATCAGCTAAGCTAAAGGTTGCCTCCCCTGTGGACACAAGCAGCAAAGATCCAGCAGCTCAGACTTCTCCAGAAGACACTGAAGAATCATCCTTGTCTCCAGCAGAATCCAAAGCTGTGGATGACGGGAGGACTTTGATAGAAAGAATGTTTGGTGGGACTCTGATCACAGGGATTCGATGTATGCAGTGTAACTGCATCTCTGAGAAAGAGGAGCGTTTTACAGACCTCTCTTTGGCCTTCTGTCCTTCTGCCACCTCTCAGGACAGCCCTCAGCCGATAGGGCCCTCAGAGGAGCCCAAAGTGCTCTGTCAGGGATCTGTCAATGGTGGTAGTGAAACTCCAGAGCCAGGTGCAGCTAAGACCCCCACTAGCAATGCCCAATTTGTGCCGGAGGCAAATGGGCCCCCTCTCTCTGTGCCTGACCTGGTGAACTATTTCTTGGCTCCGGAGATCCTGGATGAAGAGAATGCCTATTTCTGTGAGAAGTGTAGCTCTTTGCAGCGGGCAGAGAGGACCATGAAACTAGTGTCGGCACCTGAATACTTAATCCTCACCCTGCTGCGGTTTTCATACGATGCCAAATGCCATGTCCGGAGAAAGATTCTGGACAATGTCACCATCCCGTCCCTCATGAGACTCCCTGTACATTCTCCTTCGATGCTAACACAATGTTCCTCTTCTACCTCCTCTCCCCTGCAAGTGGATTCTCCTGAGAGCAGCGAGAATCTGGCCAAGAAGCTGAAACCATCacggaaagaggaggaagaagaggagaaggagagaatAGATGGAGCTGAGCTGATAAACAGAGGGGGAGCAATGTCAGTCCAATCCGTGCCCTATGTCCTCAGCTCAGTGGTGATACACTCTGGCGTTTCATCAGAGAGCGGACACTACTACTCTTACGGCCGCAACATTAATGGAGCAGATGGAAGGCAGCATCCAGTCAATCACTTTGCCCTCAAGGAGGATTTGGGTAACGGCCAGGCCGAGTGTAGCCCCTCGACGTGCTCTGCTCTCACGATTTCATCCGAACAAGGAGACAAGCTATCTGACAGCGGCCAGGAGGCAAGGGATTGGCTACTCTTCAACGATAGCAGAGTGACATTCTCGTCTTTCCAATCAGTGCAAAACATTACTAATCGCTTCCCCAAGGACACAGCGTACGTGCTTATGTACAGAAAACAGGAGCTACCAGGGCAGAGCGTAAATGGAGGAGCAATGgcaaatgggatgaaagtgagTGCAGAGCCTCCGCTTCAGAAAGAACTACTGGATGCTATCATCAAGGACAACAAGCTGTATTTACAG GAGCAGGAGCTCAATGCTCGGACCCAGGCTCTCCAGGCCCCTTCATCCTCGTGCTCATTCAggccaaacggttcagatgacAATAACCCACCAGGGAGCTGTGGCCCatctggaggaggaggaggaggagggggagggggctTCAACACTATCAGTAGACTGGTGTTCTGA